A stretch of Piliocolobus tephrosceles isolate RC106 unplaced genomic scaffold, ASM277652v3 unscaffolded_25426, whole genome shotgun sequence DNA encodes these proteins:
- the MXRA8 gene encoding matrix remodeling-associated protein 8, with product MVWTQDRLHDRQRVLHWDLRGPGGGPARRLLDLYSAGEQRVYEARDRGRLELSASAFDDGNFSLLIRGAGAWAAGSGQGAGAGGPGPRGRGHREAHARLPLGCAAVEETDAGLYTCNLHHHYCHLYESLAVRLEVTDGPPATPAYWDGEKEVLAVARGAPALLTCVNRGHVWTDRHVEEAQQVVHWDRQPPGVPHDRADRLLDLYASGERRAYGPLFLRDRVAVGADAFERGDFSLRIEPLEVADEGTYSCHLHHHYCGLHERRVFHLTVAEPHAEPPPRGSPGNGSSHSGAPGPDPTLARGHNVINVIVPESRAHFFQQLGYVLATLLLFILLLVTVLLAARRRRGGYEYSDQKSGKSKGKDVNLAEFAVAAGDQILYRSEDIQLDYKNNILKERAELAHSPLPAKYIDLDKGFRKEYCK from the exons ATGGTGTGGACCCAGGACCGGCTGCACGACCGCCAGCGCGTGCTCCACTGGGACCTGCGCGGCCCCGGGGGCGGCCCTGCGCGGCGCCTGCTGGACTTGTACTCGGCGGGCGAGCAGCGCGTGTACGAGGCGCGGGACCGCGGTCGCCTGGAGCTCTCGGCCTCAGCCTTCGACGACGGCAACTTCTCGCTGCTCATCCGCGGTGCGGGGGCCTGGGCCGCGGGGTCGGGGCAGGGGGCCGGGGCAGGGGGGCCGGGGCCGCGGGGTCGAGGGCACCGCGAGGCTCACGCGCGGCTTCCTCTTGGGTGTGCAGCGGTGGAGGAGACGGACGCGGGGCTGTACACCTGCAATCTGCACCACCACTACTGCCACCTCTACGAGAGCCTGGCCGTCCGCCTGGAGGTCACCGACGGCC CCCCGGCCACCCCCGCCTACTGGGACGGCGAGAAGGAGGTGTTGGCGGTGGCGCGCGGCGCGCCCGCGCTCCTGACTTGCGTGAACCGCGGGCACGTGTGGACGGACCGGCACGTGGAGGAGGCGCAGCAGGTGGTGCACTGGGATCGCCAGCCGCCCGGGGTCCCGCACGACCGCGCGGACCGCCTGCTGGACCTGTACGCGTCGGGCGAGCGCCGCGCCTACGGGCCCCTTTTCCTGCGCGACCGCGTGGCCGTGGGCGCAGACGCCTTTGAGCGCGGAGACTTCTCGCTGCGCATCGAGCCGCTGGAGGTCGCCGACGAGGGCACCTACTCCTGCCACCTGCACCACCACTACTGCGGCCTGCACGAACGCCGCGTCTTCCACCTGACGGTCGCCGAACCCCACGCGGAGCCGCCCCCCCGGGGCTCTCCGGGCAACGGCTCCAGCCACAGCGGCGCCCCAGGTCCAG ACCCCACACTGGCTCGCGGCCACAACGTCATAAACGTCATCGTTCCCGAGAGCCGAGCCCACTTCTTCCAGCAGCTGGGCTACGTGCTGGCCACGCTGCTGCTCTTCATCCTGCTGCTGGTCACCGTCCTCCTGGCCGCCCGCAGGCGCCGCGGAG GCTACGAATACTCGGACCAGAAGTCGGGAAAGTCAAAGGG GAAGGATGTGAATTTGGCAGAGTTCGCTGTGGCTGCAGGGGACCAGATACTTTACAGGAGTGAGGACATCCAGCTAG ATTACAAAAACAACATCTTGAAGGAGAGGGCGGAGCTGGCCCACAGCCCCCTCCCTGCCAAGTACATCGACCTAGACAAAG GGTTCCGGAAGGAGTACTGCAAATAG